ATCTACGCTGGCCAGGACCCTGGGATGGAATGGCAGAAACGGTTCGCCCGCCTGCACCTTTTCCGCCCATGCCGGATCGGAAATCAGCGAGCGGCCCACGCCGACCAGATCGAATTCGCCCGCCGCGATCCGCGCTTCCACATCGGGCACGTTGTTCACGGCATCGACTTCACCGGCGAAGCTGTTCTTCAATTCGTTCTGCAGGCCGATGCCGCCGACCGCCATCGTTGGCAGACCGGTAAGCTTGCGCGCCCAGCCGGCCAGGGTCAGAGGCGAACCTTCGAACGCAGGGTGATGATAGTAACGGGTGCTGGCATCGAAGATATCGACGCCTGCATCAGCCAGCGCGCCCAGCAGGTCGCCCAGTTCGTCCGGCGTCTGGGCCAGACGTGCGTCATAATCCTGGGTCTTCCATTGTGAAAAACGGAACATGATCGGCAGATCGCCCACTTCGGCGCGGATCGCTTTCACCACTTCGGCGCCGAAGCGCGCGCGTTCTTTCAGTGTGCGGCCGCCCCAGCGGTCTTCGCGGCGATTGGTTTCGTGCCAGAAGAACGAATCGGGCAGATAGCCATGCGCACCGTGGATGGCGATGCCATCGAAGCCGACATCGCGGGCATTGGCGGCGCTGCGTGCGAACGCGGCGATGACGTCGACGATCTCTTCATCGGTCATCGGCGTGGTCGGGGGCAGCATCTGGTCAAGATAGGGTTGGGGTGCGGTGGTGTAGCCACCCTGTGGTCCCCAAAGACCCGATGGGCGCGACGACATGTATTCAGGGTGCGGCCCGGTGTTATGGGTGCGGATCACGCCCTGATGCCACAATTGTGGAAAGATCACGCCACCGGCCTGATGCACACCCTCAACGATTTCCCGCCAGCGCGCCAGCGCCGCATCGCCATGCAGTTCGGGCATGTTGCCTTCGCCCAGCGAACCCACGCCAAGCGCGGTGGGATGATCGATGCCGATGCCTTCGCTGACGATCAGCCCGACGCCGTGTTCGGCCCGGCGGCGGTAATAGGCCGCCATCGGTTCTGAAGGAATGCCGCCAGGCGATGCCGTGCGCGTCATTGGTGCCATGACGATACGATTGCGCAAGCTGACATTGCGCACGGTCAACGGACGAAAGATCGGTCGTTCCTGAATAGTCATCTCTGGCCTGTCATTGTTGGCACCCCGATAGGCAGGAAGTGCAAAAAACCTTCCTTTCCTTGTCCAGACAGGCGTGACCAGGCACCTGTCACAAGGCAGGACGCAACGGTCCGGCAAGTTCAACGTCCGGTCCATATCAGGCGATAGGCGCGAGCCATCTTCCGCAGTGTAGGCGTTGGTTCAACGGCAGTCGCCACAAGATATGCCGTATCGCGGGAGTAGCTTGAGTGGATATCACGCAGAACAGCGAAAACGGAACCGGGATGCCCGGTGCGATCGGCCTGTGGGCGCTTCTGCTCAGTTCGTTGTTTCCGATGCTGGGGTTGTTTGCGCTTGGCCCCGCGTTGCCCGCAGTGGCTGCTGCCTTTCCGGGCGATCCCAACGCCGAAGTCATGGCGCAACTTATCGGCGGTGCCAGTGGTATCTCGTTTGCGCTCAGTTCGCCGATCATCGGCGGGATGATCGAACGTTGGGGATACAAGCGGATATACATAGCATCGCTGGTTGCGTTCGCGATCTTCGGGACCCTTCCCGTATTGCTCAACAGCCTGCCACTGATCCTGTTGACGCGGGTGATCATGGGCATGTGTGTTGCAGGAACGATGACGGCGGGCCTTGCAGGCCTTGCCACGCTTCCTGCGCACGTGCGCCCCGGTCTTTATGGTCGCAACGCCATGATGTCGAGCGTGGGGGCCGTCGTGATCTTTCCGGCAGTAGGGGCCATATCGACTTACGGTTGGCGCTTGCCGTTTCTGATCCACCTTATTGCGCTTGCGGCGGTGCCGATGGCGATGACATTGCCCACCCGGTCAATCCCCACCAGCCACTCGCGCACAGAAACCGGCGGGCGCGGGCTGGGCGTATCGCCAGTGCTGCTTGTGCTGGCGGGCTTCATCGGGCTTGTCATGTATGTCGGTCCCATGTTCTCGCCGTTCTACCTTCACACCATCGACGTGACGGACCCGCGCCTTGCTGCCCTGCCATTAAGCGGCATGTCCATCGGCGCGATGACGATGACAGGCAATTACGGACGGCTTCATGCCAGGCTGGGCGCGCACAAGCTGTTTGCGCTGACGCTGGTATTGTCTGGAATCGGCTTGCTGATCGCAGGTTTTGCGCCGAACCTGCCGGTGTTCATGGTGGGAATGTTCTGCGTTTCGTGCGGGATTGCGCTGTTTGCGCCCAACGTCAATTCGCACATCGCGGCCACATCCGCCAATCCGGCGCGCGGCATAGGCTGGGCGATGTCCGCCATGTTCGCTGTCCAGGTGGCGTTCCCCTTTCTCGCGCGTGCGATTTCACAGGCGGCGGGACCGGCCGGGGTATTCATCGCCTTCGGCATTTGTGCGCTGGTGCCCGGCCTCGCAACGGTAGCGATGAACCGACGCCGGGCGCACCGGCTTGCCTGACGGCATGGGTCTGAACAGGATTGAAAATAAAGAAAAGGGACACAGACGATGTGGCGGATCACGGCTTTCCTGAAACGGCACCCCGGCCTGACGCGCAAGGAATTCATCCTGCAGGCAGAAGCGCTGATGACCCGGATCGCCGATCATCGGGGCGCCCCCGTGCGCGTCATCCTCAACCTTCCGATGGACCCGCTGCCCGTGGAACTGGCAACCATGTTCGGCGACAGGTTCGATGCCGTGGTCGAGCTGTGGTTTGCCGATGCGCCATCGGCAAATGCCGCGCTTGCACAATTGGCCGCAGACGAGGCCATCGGCGCATTGGCCGCTTCGGCAATTGACCAAGGTGGCAGCCACGCATGGCTGGCCGAAGTGGTCCCCCAGATACCGCCGCCGCCGGCGTTCCTGAAGTTCGTGGTTGCAGGCCAGATGGCCGATAACTTTACCTTGGCCGAAGCGCAGGAATACTGGCGGACAGAGCATCCGCGCCTGTTCCTGACGGTCACCGATTTTGTTCCCTATATCGTTGGCTACACCCAGATGCATGGCCGCAATGAATTGGCGCCGGGCGCCATCGATTGGCTGGCTGCTCACGATTTCTATCCGATGTGCGCCGAAATGGGGCTGCGCAGCGTGGAGGATGTCGTCACGGCTTATTCGATGCCCAGCTATCTTGCGATTATCCGGCCGGACGAGGAATACTTCAGCAAGCCCGGCGAGATGCTTTCGTTTGCTTCTGACCGCGCATTGGCATGGGATCAGGGCGGGTGAAGGTCGTCCGTCCTTGATCCACCCGGCAATTGACAAGGCCGGTCGGGATACTGCTATGATCATTTCCGATGAATCAGCAGAATGCAGCCAGCCTTGTAACGCGCCCATCACACATGGCGATGAGCGATCTGGCGTGAGCGTAATGGCGGGCGCGGCAACAGTCCAATCCGGTGCCGCCGGACTGAACGAGGACGATGACCAGAGCATTACGCACCGGGCTTACGTGCAGATCCGTGCAGGGCTGATTTCCTGTCGGCTCAAACCGGGATCGCGGTTGAAAATCGCGCAGTTGCAACGCGATCTCGATATCAGCCAGGCAGCGGCTCGCGAAGGACTGTCGCGGCTTGCCGCCGAAGGCCTTGTCACGATTGAGCGCAACAGCGGATTTCGGGCCGTACCGCTTTCGGTTGATGGCTATCGTGAACTTGCCGATGCTTGTCTGACCATCGAACTCCCCTTGCTGCGTTCATCTATTGCACGCAGCGATTTTGCATGGGAAGGTGCGCTGCTTTCAGCCTATCACATCTCATCGCGCGTGTTGGCGCAAGTGGGTGACGACGAGATCAGCATGGACGCTTACGTGCGCCATCGCGAGGATTTCCACCGGATACTGTTCGCCAAATGCGGAAACCAGTGGCTGCTGCGCGCATGGTCGCAACTTTATGCCCAGCAGATGCGATACCGCCATACTTTCCGCGAACTGGCACGGTATGAACGTGGCTTGCCTGAAGACTACCGCAAGTTTCTCGACGCGGTGATCGAGCATCGTGCCGAAGATGCCGAAAAGCTGTGGCGCGAAAATCACGACAAGGTCGTCGCCTTTATCGAAGCGAACCTCAAGCATCCCTTGCCCGATGCGGGAAAATCGCGGCGGAAGCCCAAACAGTAGTCTCTCCTTTCGTCCGGCAGGATACCGCACCCGGCCATTCACGCGATAGCATGGGGCAAGAGCCTGTCAGGCCGGATGACCACTTTTGCGGCCAGAATGTCCGGCTCGGATTTCGGATCTGTCTCACGGGAGAAAATCAATGGTAGCTTATGCAACCGTCGGCACGAACGATGCCGCCAGCGCGCTGGAATTCTATGACGCCCTGCTAAGCCCGTTTGGCATGGCACGTTATTTCGATCATCCGCGCGGCGGCGCGATCTATGGCAAGGACGGCAAGACCACCTTTGGCGTACTGGCCCCCTTCGATGGCGCACTGGCGACCGTCGGCAATGGTTCGATGACGGGATTTGCGCTGGAAAGTCGCGCCGAAGTCGATGCCTTCCATGCCAAGGCGCTGGAACTGGGCGGTTCGTGCGAGGGCGAGCCGGGTCTGCGCGGGCCAGAGGAAATGGGCATGTACTTCACGTATGTGCGTGACCGCGAAGGCAACAAGCTTTGCGCGTTCAAGGTCGGCTGAAACCGGCCCGATCATTTGCAATCGCCGCCGCACCCTGCGGCGGCGATGCTTCACCGGGGCAACATGCCGGTCAGCTGGTAACGCTGTCGAAATCCAGCCCCAGATCTTCGAAGATAACTTGCGCCGCATTTCGACCAGGCCCGCCGGTCACGCCGCCGCCGGGGTGGGTGGACCCTGCCGTCATGTACAATCCTTCGATCGGCATGCGATACTGGCCCCATCCGGGCACGGGGCGGTTCCCGCCCAACTGCCAGCTGTAAAAGGCAAGATGCTGAATATCGCCGTTCACCAGGCTGGTGTTGTAGCGCGTAATATCGAGCGGCGTCATGAAGTGCTTGCCGAGAATATTCTCGTCAGTCACGTTAGGCGCGATGGTGCGCAGCCTCTCGATGAAGCGATTGGCCCATTCCTCGCCGATTTCATCCCACTTTTCGCGCCCGCCATCCTTGAGATCGAGCGGGGCGAAAGCATAGATGTGCAACTGTGCCTTGCCTTCGGGTACGCGCGTGGCATCGGCGCGGAACTGCTGGACATAAATGGCGAAATCGTCGCGCGGAATACCTCGCTTCAGCTCCTGAAACCCCTGCGCAAACTCGTCGACATCGGCATGGCCGGTTTCGACCCAGTAGAAATCGTCGATTTCCTGTCCGACGAAATGCGCTGGCTCCTTTAGGGCGAGATGGACGGTCATCGGCTGCAACGATGCATATTTGAGCACATCCACGCGATGAACGAAGCCCGGTGGCAGCTCCGCACCTTCCACCATGTGCGGAAACACCTGCGCCACATGCAGCCCGGCAACCACCGCCTTGCCTGCACGAATTTCCTCGCCGGAATCGAGCACCACCCCGCGCGCGGTTTGGCCTTCCAGCAGGATGCGATCGACCTGGGCGTTCAGCCGGATCTGGCCGCCGTGATCCTCGAAGCAGCGCACCAGAGCGTCAGCCAGCACACCCGATCCGCCCACCGCGATGCCAAGGCCGAATTTGTAGGTATAGGGCAGGATGAGATAGAAGCCGAAGCCGGTGCCGTAATCGAACGGGTCGAGCATCGTTTCCGATGCATAGCGCGCAAGCGCAATGCGGATCTTGGGGTGCTCGATCCATTCGCAGATCAGATCCCATGCGCTGATCGCCTGCAACCGCATCAGTTCCTGCCCTTCGGGCGAGGCATTCATCATCATCGCCTGCGCGCCCGGATCGGGCGGTACGCTGAACATGCCCATGACCAGCAGGTCGAGCGTCTTGTCGACCGTTTCCACGAACCGCCGATAGTTGCCGGCATCCTTCGGACTGATCCTGGCGATGGACTGGGCGGTGCGCTCCATGTCGCTCCAGAATTCCAGCACGGTGCCATCATCGAACAGCAGTGCCGAGATGCGTTCGGGATGATTGTATTGCAGCCCGTATTTGGAAAGCAGCTGAAGTTCGTCATTGCGGATCAGCGGATTGCCCTGGATCAGCGAATGGCTGACCGAACATACGTCCTGCTTGAAGCCCGGCCCGGTCAGTTCCCGTGTTGCCACGCTGCCTCCGGCCCGGTCCGAACGCTCGACGATCAGCGTTTTTACGCCTGCCTTTGCCAGATAGCAGCCCACGATCAGCGCGTTGTGGCCGGCGCCTGCGATGACCACGTCATAATTGCCAGACATTTCTTTCTGCCTTTCTGTCTTGATCCTTCAGGCGCGGCGCACGTTTTCATGCACCGCGCCATGTGCATTCAGAAAGTGTCTACCGGCGGCAGTTCGGGGGCTTCGATTTCGCGCATGTCTGCCATCTGTGGCTGATGGGCGGCGTGGCCACCATCGACCGAATAGGCCTGTCCGGTGATGTATTCGGATTCATCTGCCGCAAGAAACGCGGCCATCGCAGCAATGTCTGCCGGAATGCCGATCCGTGAGGTCAGCGATTGGCGCTTGATACGCTTCACGAGGTCTGGATACGCGGCAAGGCTGTCGTTGATGATCGGCCCCGGCAGAATGGCGTTGCAGCGGATGCCCTGCCGCCCATGTTGCGCGGCGACATATTTGGTCAGGCCGATCACTGCGGCTTTCGAGGTGCCATAGGCGATGCGGACGTTATCGCCCATCAGGCCCGAATCCGATGCCGTGTTGATGATCGAACCACCGCCGGCGGCGATCATGTGCGGGATGGCATATTTGCACCCCAGCATCACCCCCCGCACATTGACGTTCATGACCAGATCCCAGATTTCCAGCGGGATATCGACGGCGGTGCGATCCTGCAGGTTCACTTCCTTCGAAGTGGCCGCTGCATTGTTGAACAGGATGTCGATCTTGCCAAAGCGCGCAATCACTTCTGCGACGCCGGCTTCGATGGACGAAGGATCGCCGCAATCGAAATGCAGTCCGATGGACCCGCCGCCAATGCGTTGGGCGGTATCCTTTGCCCGATCTTCGAAAAGATCGGCGACAACGACGGTCGCGCCTTCGCTGACGAACCGCTCTGCGGTTGCCGAACCAAGGCCGCCGGCACCACCCGTTATAACCGCGATTTTTCCTTCAAGCCTGCGCATATGCATTCTCCCGTTTTGTTGCTTTCAGCGTGCCGTATCGATGATGAACCCGCCGTCCGGCGTCAGGCTGTATCCGGTCATGAAGCGCGCATCGGCACTTGCGAGGAACAGCGCCACCGGCGCGATGTCGAGATCAGGGGAACCCAGCCGCGCAATGGGGGAGTTGGGCACCCATGTCGGTGTACCGGCGTCGTCCGCCGTGGTCGCATCGAACGAATCGGTCTGTGCAATCGGCAGGATGTTGTTCACGGTGATGGCATCTGCGCCCCATTCGCGCGCCGCCACCCGGCTCAGTGCGCGGATCGCTTCCTTGGCCATGGCATAGGGCGCAAAACCCGCGGCGCCGATCACGCCCACCGACGATGCGAAGTTGATGACCCGGCCCGCGCCGCTACGCTTCAGATAGGGATAGGCAGCCTGCATCGTGCGCAGGCAGGCGATTGGCCCGGTCTGGAACTGCTGCATCAATTGTTCAACCGACAGATCGTTGACCGATGATTGCACCGTAGACAGGTCGAACGCGTTGTTGACCAGAATATCCAGTCCGCCGAATGCCTCAGCCGTGGCGGCAATGGCCGCGGTTATGTCGTCTTCGCGAGACACGTCACAGGCAACGCCAATCGCGTTGCCGCCGGTCGCCGTGATTTCGGCCACCACTTTGTCCACATTCGCGCTGGTGCGTGATGTGACGACAACGCGCGCGCCTTCGGCTGCAAACAGCCGGGCAATGGCACGGCCAATGCCGCGGCCCGCGCCGGTGACAAACGCTGTTTTCCCGTCCAGACGATTCATGGGCCTCTCCATCGGGCCTTCGCGGCCTTTTGCGCATCTTGTCGTCAGGCAGCGCTCACTGTTCCTATCCGCCGGAGGGGTGGAACTTGCTGAACTGGTCTGACGACCCCGCCGGACGGCGCGTCAAACGAATTGCGCTGTCAGAGTCTGTCCGGGGCGGTCTTCACAATTCCAACCTGTCATCGGGCAGGGCCTGCCACGGGAGGGCAGGCTAAAGTGTGCATGGAGCGATACCGATCCGAAGATCGGGCGCTGGTTGTGGTTGAGGATCGGAGCTTTCGATGAGTGCAGGTCTGCAAAAGCGCTGGTTCATTACCGGAATTTCAACCGGGTTTGGCCGGGAACTGGCCCGCGCGGTCGCGCAATCGGGCGAAAAGGTATTGGGCACGGTGCGCAAGGCTGCGCAAATTGCCGAACTGGCCGCCGAGGGCATCGACGCCATCGTCATGGATGTGAACGATCAGGTGGCGGTCGATGAAGGAGTGCGCGCTGCAACCGAACGGCTCGGCGGAATAGACGTGCTGGTCAACAACGCTGGTTTCGGCATGGTCGGTGCCATCGAAGCGCTATCACTGGACGAAGTGCGCGCGGTGATGGAAACCAATTTCTTTGGCGTCCTGCGCGTCACACAGGCGCTGATCCCGGCAATGCGCGCCAGCGGCGGCACAATCGTGATGATTTCGTCCATGGCCGGCCAGATCGGCTTTGCCGGGGCGGGAGCCTACTGCGCCTCGAAGTTCGCGCTTGAAGGCTTGTCGGATGCGCTGGGGGAGGAACTGGCACCATTCGGCGTGAATGTCCTGATCGTTGAACCGGGTGCCTTCCGCACAGATTTTGCCGGGCGTTCCATGCTGGCGGCCGAAGGGTCCGTCGATGCCTACGCCGGAATGCAGGCTGGCGAGGCCAAGCATCGGGCCGCGTCGTACAGCGGGTCAGAGCCGGGAGATCCTGTGAAAGGCGCGCAGGCGATCGTCGACATCATCCGTGCAGGCAACATGCCACGTCGCCTGGCCCTGGGCGAAGACGCGGTCAACGGCATCCTGCATAAACTGGCCAATGTGAAGAATGACGTGGAAACGTGGCGCCAAGCCTCGCTCGGTACGGCATTCGCATGATGTTTCCCGTGCAATGGGAAACATTCCCGAATGCGCGCCGAATGCGTGATGGCGTTCCGGGAGAACCGCCTTCGGCGAAAACGTGTTTCAGGCATTTATCATCACAGGAATCCGAACCATGACCGATATCGCAACCAAGCCGGATTCGATCATTGCCGTTGAACGGTGGAACACGTTCTGGGGCGCGCGGGACCTTGAAGGCATGAAGACCGTCGCTGCTGACGATTTCATCCAGTGGCATGCGACCGTGCGCAAAAACCTGACCAAGGATGAAGAGTTCGACATGCTGGTCGAGGCGCTCAAGGTCATGCAGATCACGTTCAAGAACATCTGCCTGACGCCGATGAACAATGATACGGTACTGCAACAATGCGTTGCCGATATTGCCATCGAAGGCGCAGGGACGCGCAACGATGTGCCTTTCGCCATGGTGTTTCACACGCGCGGGCAGAAAATCACGAAGTGCGAGGAATATATGGACGG
This genomic interval from Novosphingobium sp. CECT 9465 contains the following:
- a CDS encoding NAD(P)/FAD-dependent oxidoreductase, yielding MSGNYDVVIAGAGHNALIVGCYLAKAGVKTLIVERSDRAGGSVATRELTGPGFKQDVCSVSHSLIQGNPLIRNDELQLLSKYGLQYNHPERISALLFDDGTVLEFWSDMERTAQSIARISPKDAGNYRRFVETVDKTLDLLVMGMFSVPPDPGAQAMMMNASPEGQELMRLQAISAWDLICEWIEHPKIRIALARYASETMLDPFDYGTGFGFYLILPYTYKFGLGIAVGGSGVLADALVRCFEDHGGQIRLNAQVDRILLEGQTARGVVLDSGEEIRAGKAVVAGLHVAQVFPHMVEGAELPPGFVHRVDVLKYASLQPMTVHLALKEPAHFVGQEIDDFYWVETGHADVDEFAQGFQELKRGIPRDDFAIYVQQFRADATRVPEGKAQLHIYAFAPLDLKDGGREKWDEIGEEWANRFIERLRTIAPNVTDENILGKHFMTPLDITRYNTSLVNGDIQHLAFYSWQLGGNRPVPGWGQYRMPIEGLYMTAGSTHPGGGVTGGPGRNAAQVIFEDLGLDFDSVTS
- a CDS encoding 12-oxophytodienoate reductase; its protein translation is MTIQERPIFRPLTVRNVSLRNRIVMAPMTRTASPGGIPSEPMAAYYRRRAEHGVGLIVSEGIGIDHPTALGVGSLGEGNMPELHGDAALARWREIVEGVHQAGGVIFPQLWHQGVIRTHNTGPHPEYMSSRPSGLWGPQGGYTTAPQPYLDQMLPPTTPMTDEEIVDVIAAFARSAANARDVGFDGIAIHGAHGYLPDSFFWHETNRREDRWGGRTLKERARFGAEVVKAIRAEVGDLPIMFRFSQWKTQDYDARLAQTPDELGDLLGALADAGVDIFDASTRYYHHPAFEGSPLTLAGWARKLTGLPTMAVGGIGLQNELKNSFAGEVDAVNNVPDVEARIAAGEFDLVGVGRSLISDPAWAEKVQAGEPFLPFHPRVLASVD
- a CDS encoding SDR family NAD(P)-dependent oxidoreductase, producing MRRLEGKIAVITGGAGGLGSATAERFVSEGATVVVADLFEDRAKDTAQRIGGGSIGLHFDCGDPSSIEAGVAEVIARFGKIDILFNNAAATSKEVNLQDRTAVDIPLEIWDLVMNVNVRGVMLGCKYAIPHMIAAGGGSIINTASDSGLMGDNVRIAYGTSKAAVIGLTKYVAAQHGRQGIRCNAILPGPIINDSLAAYPDLVKRIKRQSLTSRIGIPADIAAMAAFLAADESEYITGQAYSVDGGHAAHQPQMADMREIEAPELPPVDTF
- a CDS encoding EthD domain-containing protein, with product MWRITAFLKRHPGLTRKEFILQAEALMTRIADHRGAPVRVILNLPMDPLPVELATMFGDRFDAVVELWFADAPSANAALAQLAADEAIGALAASAIDQGGSHAWLAEVVPQIPPPPAFLKFVVAGQMADNFTLAEAQEYWRTEHPRLFLTVTDFVPYIVGYTQMHGRNELAPGAIDWLAAHDFYPMCAEMGLRSVEDVVTAYSMPSYLAIIRPDEEYFSKPGEMLSFASDRALAWDQGG
- a CDS encoding oxidoreductase, producing MSAGLQKRWFITGISTGFGRELARAVAQSGEKVLGTVRKAAQIAELAAEGIDAIVMDVNDQVAVDEGVRAATERLGGIDVLVNNAGFGMVGAIEALSLDEVRAVMETNFFGVLRVTQALIPAMRASGGTIVMISSMAGQIGFAGAGAYCASKFALEGLSDALGEELAPFGVNVLIVEPGAFRTDFAGRSMLAAEGSVDAYAGMQAGEAKHRAASYSGSEPGDPVKGAQAIVDIIRAGNMPRRLALGEDAVNGILHKLANVKNDVETWRQASLGTAFA
- a CDS encoding SDR family NAD(P)-dependent oxidoreductase, encoding MNRLDGKTAFVTGAGRGIGRAIARLFAAEGARVVVTSRTSANVDKVVAEITATGGNAIGVACDVSREDDITAAIAATAEAFGGLDILVNNAFDLSTVQSSVNDLSVEQLMQQFQTGPIACLRTMQAAYPYLKRSGAGRVINFASSVGVIGAAGFAPYAMAKEAIRALSRVAAREWGADAITVNNILPIAQTDSFDATTADDAGTPTWVPNSPIARLGSPDLDIAPVALFLASADARFMTGYSLTPDGGFIIDTAR
- a CDS encoding VOC family protein yields the protein MVAYATVGTNDAASALEFYDALLSPFGMARYFDHPRGGAIYGKDGKTTFGVLAPFDGALATVGNGSMTGFALESRAEVDAFHAKALELGGSCEGEPGLRGPEEMGMYFTYVRDREGNKLCAFKVG
- a CDS encoding GntR family transcriptional regulator — protein: MIISDESAECSQPCNAPITHGDERSGVSVMAGAATVQSGAAGLNEDDDQSITHRAYVQIRAGLISCRLKPGSRLKIAQLQRDLDISQAAAREGLSRLAAEGLVTIERNSGFRAVPLSVDGYRELADACLTIELPLLRSSIARSDFAWEGALLSAYHISSRVLAQVGDDEISMDAYVRHREDFHRILFAKCGNQWLLRAWSQLYAQQMRYRHTFRELARYERGLPEDYRKFLDAVIEHRAEDAEKLWRENHDKVVAFIEANLKHPLPDAGKSRRKPKQ
- a CDS encoding nuclear transport factor 2 family protein, encoding MTDIATKPDSIIAVERWNTFWGARDLEGMKTVAADDFIQWHATVRKNLTKDEEFDMLVEALKVMQITFKNICLTPMNNDTVLQQCVADIAIEGAGTRNDVPFAMVFHTRGQKITKCEEYMDGMSLPPIEFTPQD
- a CDS encoding MFS transporter; the encoded protein is MDITQNSENGTGMPGAIGLWALLLSSLFPMLGLFALGPALPAVAAAFPGDPNAEVMAQLIGGASGISFALSSPIIGGMIERWGYKRIYIASLVAFAIFGTLPVLLNSLPLILLTRVIMGMCVAGTMTAGLAGLATLPAHVRPGLYGRNAMMSSVGAVVIFPAVGAISTYGWRLPFLIHLIALAAVPMAMTLPTRSIPTSHSRTETGGRGLGVSPVLLVLAGFIGLVMYVGPMFSPFYLHTIDVTDPRLAALPLSGMSIGAMTMTGNYGRLHARLGAHKLFALTLVLSGIGLLIAGFAPNLPVFMVGMFCVSCGIALFAPNVNSHIAATSANPARGIGWAMSAMFAVQVAFPFLARAISQAAGPAGVFIAFGICALVPGLATVAMNRRRAHRLA